In the genome of Luteitalea pratensis, the window CGTCGCCACCCTTGGACGAAACACATGGCGTCCCGCGAGTGCTGCGACCAGTTCGATCGCCCCCGGGCCGCTCAACCGGATGAGCGCCAGCGCGCCACGCCCCGGAGGCGTCGCGGGCGCCACGATCAGGGTCTCTCGCACGGGACCGGTCCGTCCCCGCGCGTCAGCGCGGCGAGATGATGACCGTCTTCACGAGGCCGTCGCCCTGGCTCTCGGACGCGACGGCCGGATCCAGCGAGACCTCGAGGTGCACCAGGCGCCGCGAGTACGAATTGAGCGGCCCCATCTCCTGCGGCATCCTCGTCGTCTTGGCCCTTTCGATCATGAACCTGGCCATCTGGCGCAGTTCCGCGTCCTTGCCCTTCCGGAAGTCGAGGCAGTCGACGACGATGCGACCATCGCGACCGCTCTGATCGCGCCAGATGCTGTTCACCAGGTGCTGCAGCGCATCGAGTGCCTCCCCCTTGCGCC includes:
- a CDS encoding protein jag: MTTQASLHEQIADFVRNVVTAMGVTVTVTSEVNADGIRVDVSGEEGELLVRRKGEALDALQHLVNSIWRDQSGRDGRIVVDCLDFRKGKDAELRQMARFMIERAKTTRMPQEMGPLNSYSRRLVHLEVSLDPAVASESQGDGLVKTVIISPR